Sequence from the Gemmatimonadota bacterium genome:
ACGGCCAAGACGTGAGTCGTCGTGCCGCCCTGATCGTCCTCGATGGCCTCGGCGTCGGGACGGCGCACGACACCGCCGCGTACGGCGACCTCGGAAGCGCGACACTCGGCAATGTCATGCGCGCCCCGGGTGCCCCGCGTCTCCCGAACCTCGAGGCGCTCGGCTTCGGCGACTGCGGCGACAGCGGCATCGCGAAGGTGGCAGCGCCGACGGCCGCGCGCGGCGTGGCGCAACCGAACAGTGCCGGAAAGGACAGCACGACCGGACATTGGGAACTGTGTGGCGTGCAGCTGCCCGTGCCGTTCCCGACCTACCCCCACGGCTTTCCGGCGGAGTTGCTCGCGGCCTTCTCGGAGCGGACCGGTCGCGGGGTCCTCGGCAACCGACCCTCCTCCGGGACGGTCATCCTCGATGAGCTCGGCCCGGAGCATGTCGCCACGGGCCAGTGGATCGTCTACACCTCGGCGGACTCGGTCTTCCAGATTGCGGCCCACGAAGAGGTCGTGCCGCTCACCGAGCTGTATGCCGCCTGTCAGGTCGCCCGGGAGCTCCTGGTGGACCCCCATGGCGTGTCGCGGGTCATTGCCCGGCCGTTCAAGGGGACCGTTGGGGCATGGCAGCGCACCGCCAATCGGAAGGACTTCTCGCGGCAGCCAACCGGGCCGACCCTCCTCGACCGGTTGGCCGAGGCCCACCTCCCCGTGGTCGGGGTCGGGAAAGTGGACGATCTCTTCGCGGGGCGCGGGATCACCTCGATCCACACCCCCACGAACTCGGACGCCTACGCCCTGATCGAGGGGGGACTCTTGGCGATGCGCCGTGGGATGCTCTTCGCGAACGTGATCGAGTTCGACCAGAGCTGGGGTCACCGGAACGACGTGGCTGGCTTTCAGAAGGGATTGGTGGAACTGGACCGCTGGATTCCCCGTCTCCTGAAGCAGGTTCGGGAGGAGGATCTGATTATCTTCACCGCCGACCACGGGAACGACCCCACCACCCCGTCGACCGACCATGCCCGGGAATGTGTGCCGGTGTTGGCGATCGGCCCCAGGGTCCGCCCGGTGCCCCTTGGGGAGCTGGGGACCTTCGCCGACGTGGGGCAGACTATCGCGGAGTTTCTGGGGGTGCGCCCCCTTGAGGCCGGCACGTCCTTCCTGGAGCGGGTGTGGAACTGACGGAGCTGCGGGCGGCGGCCGAGGGCGGGCGGGAGCGGGCGTACGCGCCGTACTCCGGCTTTCACGTCGGGGCGGCGCTGGAGACTGCCGAAGGGGCGGTCTTCGTCGGGGCCAATGTGGAAAATGCATCCTACGGCCTGACCATCTGTGCCGAACGAAGCGCCATGGCGGCCGCCATCTCGTCGGGGGCACGGAAATTCGTGCGGTTGCTGCTGGTCAGCGACGCCCCGCATCCGATCGCCCCCTGTGGGGCCTGTCGCCAGGTGCTTGCCGAGTTCGGGTTGGCGCTGACCGTCATCAGTTGTGCTGGAGCCGAGACCAAGGAGTGGACCATTCGCGACCTGTTGCCTGCCGCCTTCACCGGGGACGTGCTCGAGTGACCTCACGCCTCCTCTCCCTGGCGGTGGTGGCCCTGTTGGCCACGGCCTGCACCGAAAAGCTCACGACGCCGGTGAACTGCCCCAATCTCTGTCCGGGTGGCGTCGCGGATTTCCGCGACACCATCCTGACCGCCACGGTCGGTTTGGATACCTCCTACTCCGGCTACGTCGGCGAATCGTCGTTGCTGTCGCTGCTGGTGGCCAACGGCGGCGCCTACGGCGTCTCGCGCGGCATCGTCGCCTTCCAGTCGCGCGGAGACTCGGTCTTCGTCAAGGATACCGCGCGCGTCTTCACCGTCGATTCGGCCGCGGTCTCGCTCTTCCTGCAGGCGAGTGACAGCACGGTCGTGAGCGGGGTGGTCGAGTTGTATCGCCTCCCGCTCGCCATCGATTCCTCGACGTCGATCGGCGCGATCGATGCCGCGATGACCCCGGACCAACTCCTGGCGGAGTTCGAATTGACCTCCGGGTTGCGGACGGGGGCGATGCGCATCGTGCTCTCCGGCGCGACGCTCGCCAAGGTGGCCTTCACGCCCGCCGACAGCGGCCGACTGCAGGTTGGGGTGCGCGTGCGCTCGACC
This genomic interval carries:
- a CDS encoding phosphopentomutase produces the protein MSRRAALIVLDGLGVGTAHDTAAYGDLGSATLGNVMRAPGAPRLPNLEALGFGDCGDSGIAKVAAPTAARGVAQPNSAGKDSTTGHWELCGVQLPVPFPTYPHGFPAELLAAFSERTGRGVLGNRPSSGTVILDELGPEHVATGQWIVYTSADSVFQIAAHEEVVPLTELYAACQVARELLVDPHGVSRVIARPFKGTVGAWQRTANRKDFSRQPTGPTLLDRLAEAHLPVVGVGKVDDLFAGRGITSIHTPTNSDAYALIEGGLLAMRRGMLFANVIEFDQSWGHRNDVAGFQKGLVELDRWIPRLLKQVREEDLIIFTADHGNDPTTPSTDHARECVPVLAIGPRVRPVPLGELGTFADVGQTIAEFLGVRPLEAGTSFLERVWN
- a CDS encoding cytidine deaminase, producing MTELRAAAEGGRERAYAPYSGFHVGAALETAEGAVFVGANVENASYGLTICAERSAMAAAISSGARKFVRLLLVSDAPHPIAPCGACRQVLAEFGLALTVISCAGAETKEWTIRDLLPAAFTGDVLE